One window of Gilliamella sp. B3022 genomic DNA carries:
- the rnz gene encoding ribonuclease Z codes for MKLTFLGTSAGVPTAERNVSSIMLDLRQERGRLWLFDCGEATQMQMQKTKFSLAKLEMIFLTHLHGDHLFGLPGVLTTRSLMQNQSPLTLVGPKGIQQFIQTVIDISYSWLTYPLNIIELEQDGLVFEDNKFRVEAKLLAHRVPCFGYRIIEKDLPASLDIDKLKKDNIHIGSFYGDLKEGRTVTLEDGRIIHGKDYQGRIKKGKKLAILGDTIPCQASIDLAKDVDLLVHEATQEQALEEKALERGHSTTVHAATIAKQAHVRRLIITHISPRYTLNDKTKLVNEARNIFAPTEIATDFATFQV; via the coding sequence ATGAAATTAACTTTTTTAGGAACGAGTGCTGGGGTGCCAACAGCTGAACGCAATGTTAGCAGTATTATGCTCGATCTCCGGCAGGAAAGAGGGCGTTTATGGCTTTTTGATTGCGGCGAAGCAACTCAAATGCAAATGCAAAAGACTAAATTTAGTCTGGCTAAATTAGAGATGATCTTTTTAACACATTTACATGGTGATCATCTCTTTGGTTTACCTGGCGTGTTAACAACGCGTTCTTTGATGCAAAACCAATCGCCATTGACCTTAGTTGGTCCAAAAGGCATTCAACAATTTATTCAAACTGTTATTGATATTAGTTACTCTTGGCTGACCTATCCTTTAAATATTATTGAACTTGAGCAAGATGGTTTGGTTTTTGAGGATAATAAGTTTCGCGTTGAAGCCAAATTATTGGCGCATCGTGTCCCGTGTTTTGGGTATCGAATTATTGAAAAAGATTTGCCAGCGTCATTGGACATTGATAAGTTAAAAAAGGATAACATTCACATCGGTTCTTTTTATGGCGATTTAAAAGAAGGTCGAACCGTTACGTTAGAAGATGGTAGGATCATTCATGGTAAGGACTATCAAGGTCGTATTAAAAAAGGTAAAAAATTAGCCATTTTAGGCGATACCATTCCTTGTCAGGCCTCAATTGACTTAGCCAAAGATGTGGATTTATTAGTTCATGAAGCAACCCAAGAACAAGCCCTTGAAGAAAAGGCGCTTGAGCGAGGACATTCCACAACTGTACACGCCGCAACTATTGCCAAACAAGCTCATGTTAGGCGTCTTATTATTACGCATATTAGTCCTCGCTATACCTTGAATGACAAAACAAAATTAGTCAATGAGGCTAGGAATATTTTTGCACCTACTGAAATCGCAACTGACTTTGCTACTTTTCAAGTATAG
- the rbbA gene encoding ribosome-associated ATPase/putative transporter RbbA has protein sequence MSESNKKDLTLLTEGKAIDDAVVNVSHVTLHYKKTCALNDVSIAIPPRCMVGLIGPDGVGKSSLLSLIAGAHVIQEGLVYVLDGDMKDKSHRKNVCTRIAYMPQGLGKNLYPTLSVEENLQFFARLFGNDAAERRRRIDELTKSTGLYPFLSRPAGRLSGGMKQKVSLCSALIHDPDLLILDEPTTGVDPLSRAQFWQLINKIREQRPQMSVIVATAYMDEAQNFDWLVAMYGGKILETGTPQALLAKTGKDNLDDAFIQLMPEDAREGYESVEIPPLDLNKDLQVAIEAKGLTKQFGDFVAVDHVNFSIKQGEIFGFLGSNGCGKSTTMKMLTGLLPISSGEAWLFGKPVDASDINVRRHLGYMSQAFSLYSELTVEQNLVLHARLFGIEESKIPARVEELVKRFGLENELKSLPDSLPLGVKQRLSLSVAVVHNPEILILDEPTSGVDPIARDDFWRLIIELSRKDKVTVFITTHFMNEAARCDRISLMHAGKVLASDTPDNIIHSKNAKTLEEAFIRYLVDAGADDTHSDEKASEEPKTLTNKQGNTTQDAHLQGFSLTRMIGCMWRETLELSRDPLRALLALLGSAILMLVMGYGITMDVEDLNFAVLDRDQTITSQNYITNLSGSKRYFIEKPPILDYDDMDHRMRSNEIALAIEIPPNFGRDIQRGDPVSIGIWIDGAMPLRADTIKGYVQGMHLAWLSDKIKTTTGTASSSLANIETRYRYNPDIKSLQAMVPAVIPILLLMIPSMLAALSVVREKEMGSIINLYVTPVTKTEFLLGKQVPYIVISMLSFLLLLLMAVTIFGVPIKGSLLTLCLAGLAYCIIATGFGLLASTVTRSQIAVIFLTCVGTMLPAIQFSGLLNPVASLEGSGRYIGEVYPTTHMLIIARGVFNKALGLFDLHNSIFALLITIPIILCASIFLLKKQEG, from the coding sequence ATGTCAGAGTCAAATAAAAAGGATTTGACGTTACTTACTGAAGGTAAGGCCATTGATGATGCGGTTGTAAATGTAAGTCATGTCACCTTACATTATAAAAAAACGTGTGCGCTTAATGATGTTAGTATTGCCATCCCGCCTAGATGTATGGTGGGACTGATTGGTCCTGATGGTGTTGGTAAATCTAGCTTATTATCATTAATAGCGGGCGCACATGTCATTCAAGAGGGATTAGTTTACGTTTTAGATGGTGACATGAAAGATAAATCCCATCGTAAAAACGTCTGTACCCGTATTGCTTATATGCCACAAGGATTAGGGAAAAACCTTTATCCTACACTTTCAGTCGAAGAAAATTTGCAATTTTTTGCTCGTTTATTTGGTAACGATGCTGCTGAAAGGCGACGTCGTATCGATGAGTTAACTAAAAGCACTGGGTTGTATCCTTTTTTATCTAGACCCGCAGGTCGCCTTTCTGGAGGGATGAAACAAAAAGTCAGCTTATGTTCTGCCTTGATTCATGATCCTGATTTACTTATTCTTGATGAACCAACAACAGGGGTCGATCCTCTTTCTCGCGCGCAATTCTGGCAATTAATCAATAAAATTCGTGAACAACGACCACAAATGAGCGTGATTGTTGCAACCGCTTATATGGATGAAGCGCAAAACTTTGATTGGCTGGTTGCAATGTATGGCGGTAAGATTCTTGAAACAGGCACGCCTCAAGCATTATTAGCCAAAACAGGCAAAGATAATTTAGATGATGCCTTTATTCAATTGATGCCAGAAGATGCTAGAGAAGGTTATGAATCGGTTGAAATTCCCCCATTAGATTTAAATAAAGATTTACAAGTGGCGATTGAGGCAAAAGGTTTAACCAAGCAATTTGGTGATTTTGTTGCAGTTGACCATGTTAATTTTTCAATCAAACAAGGCGAAATATTTGGTTTTTTAGGATCGAATGGTTGCGGTAAATCCACAACGATGAAGATGTTAACAGGGTTATTACCAATATCATCAGGTGAAGCTTGGTTATTTGGTAAACCGGTTGATGCAAGTGATATTAATGTTAGACGTCATTTAGGTTATATGTCTCAGGCTTTTTCGCTTTACAGTGAATTAACGGTTGAACAAAACTTAGTTTTACATGCCCGTCTATTTGGTATTGAAGAAAGCAAAATTCCAGCAAGAGTTGAGGAGTTAGTTAAGCGTTTTGGCTTGGAAAATGAATTAAAAAGTTTACCAGATAGTCTACCGTTAGGGGTTAAGCAAAGACTTTCTTTATCTGTTGCGGTGGTTCATAATCCTGAAATTCTTATCCTAGATGAACCGACTTCCGGGGTTGATCCCATTGCTCGGGATGACTTTTGGCGTTTAATTATCGAACTTTCCCGAAAAGATAAAGTTACGGTATTTATTACTACCCATTTTATGAATGAGGCGGCACGCTGTGATAGGATTTCACTCATGCATGCTGGTAAAGTATTAGCCAGTGATACTCCTGATAATATCATCCATTCCAAAAATGCTAAAACGCTGGAAGAAGCTTTTATTCGTTATTTAGTTGATGCTGGTGCAGATGATACCCATAGTGATGAAAAAGCAAGTGAAGAGCCTAAAACTTTAACCAATAAACAAGGTAATACAACGCAAGATGCTCACCTACAGGGATTTAGCTTAACTCGGATGATTGGGTGTATGTGGCGTGAAACTTTAGAGCTATCGCGCGATCCATTGCGAGCTTTGTTAGCACTTTTAGGTTCAGCTATCTTAATGTTGGTTATGGGCTATGGTATCACCATGGATGTAGAAGATTTAAATTTTGCGGTGTTAGATCGTGATCAAACTATTACCAGTCAAAATTATATTACCAATCTTTCTGGATCTAAGCGCTATTTTATCGAGAAACCGCCAATCCTTGATTATGATGATATGGATCATAGGATGAGAAGTAATGAGATAGCATTAGCTATTGAGATTCCACCAAATTTTGGTCGAGATATTCAACGTGGTGATCCGGTTAGTATTGGAATATGGATTGATGGTGCAATGCCTTTGCGTGCCGATACGATTAAAGGATATGTACAAGGAATGCATCTTGCTTGGTTAAGTGACAAAATAAAAACAACCACCGGAACGGCATCGAGTTCATTAGCAAATATTGAAACTCGATATCGTTATAATCCCGATATTAAAAGTTTACAAGCTATGGTACCGGCGGTTATTCCTATTTTATTATTAATGATTCCATCGATGTTAGCGGCACTATCCGTAGTACGTGAAAAAGAGATGGGGTCGATAATTAACTTATATGTTACGCCTGTTACCAAAACTGAATTTTTATTAGGTAAGCAGGTTCCATATATTGTGATTTCGATGCTTAGCTTTTTATTATTGCTGCTTATGGCGGTGACAATATTTGGCGTACCAATTAAAGGCAGCTTGTTGACTTTGTGTTTGGCTGGATTAGCTTATTGTATTATTGCAACAGGCTTTGGATTACTTGCTTCGACAGTAACACGCAGTCAAATTGCGGTTATCTTTTTAACCTGTGTTGGTACCATGTTACCTGCGATACAATTTTCTGGTTTACTTAATCCGGTTGCATCTTTAGAAGGTAGTGGACGATATATTGGTGAAGTTTATCCAACCACCCATATGCTTATTATTGCTCGAGGGGTTTTCAATAAAGCATTAGGACTTTTTGATTTACATAACTCTATATTTGCCTTGCTGATCACCATTCCGATTATACTGTGCGCAAGTATATTCCTACTCAAGAAACAAGAAGGATAG
- a CDS encoding YccJ family protein, whose protein sequence is MNSTKKEIHDIRSWANIRETSIEIAEAIFELAKNDETLAEQIWEEGSDEVLKLAFSKTKADKLFWGEQTIERKNV, encoded by the coding sequence ATGAATTCAACCAAAAAAGAAATACATGACATTCGATCTTGGGCAAATATTCGTGAAACTTCCATTGAGATAGCTGAAGCTATTTTTGAATTAGCTAAAAATGATGAAACACTTGCTGAGCAAATTTGGGAAGAAGGTAGCGATGAAGTCTTAAAACTCGCTTTTTCCAAAACTAAAGCAGACAAACTCTTTTGGGGTGAACAAACCATTGAGCGCAAAAACGTTTAA
- a CDS encoding AEC family transporter produces the protein MNFLITLWAQFLSTLPLFILILLGFLAVKLGRWQKTVTDSLTKFTFYIAFPIMLFQIMSHFSEQSEIDIKLLLVFFGGSFIVFAIGCLIASNVFQLNGSQSTLFAMGGIYTNTVFVGIPIIKMLLGDHAIPIVAMIVIFNALILWTLATVSIEFVQMGKLSGRSFIKALKNVSRNPIIIGIFTGIIVNYLRLPIPNFINQSTKMVSDMTAPLSLIVLGMGLAEYKIRDQLLITGSICILKLVILPIVTYIVGKLLGLPTLELQVVVLLSSVSIAINCYMMARQFEVLQGPIASSLLISTALSSVTTPLILSIMTHLP, from the coding sequence ATGAATTTTTTGATAACGTTGTGGGCACAATTTTTATCTACTCTGCCCTTATTTATTTTAATATTGCTCGGATTTTTAGCTGTAAAATTAGGTCGATGGCAAAAAACTGTAACTGACAGTTTAACTAAATTTACTTTTTATATTGCATTTCCAATAATGTTATTTCAGATTATGAGTCACTTTTCTGAACAGTCGGAAATTGATATCAAACTGTTACTGGTATTTTTTGGTGGATCGTTTATTGTATTTGCTATTGGTTGCCTTATAGCATCGAACGTGTTCCAATTAAATGGTTCTCAGAGCACGTTATTTGCAATGGGAGGCATTTATACCAATACAGTATTTGTTGGTATTCCGATTATAAAAATGTTGCTCGGCGATCACGCAATTCCCATTGTCGCCATGATTGTTATATTTAATGCCTTAATTTTGTGGACATTGGCTACGGTATCAATTGAATTTGTACAAATGGGTAAACTTTCGGGCCGCAGTTTTATCAAAGCACTAAAAAATGTATCAAGAAATCCGATTATTATTGGAATTTTTACGGGAATTATCGTCAATTACCTGCGTTTACCAATTCCAAATTTTATCAATCAATCGACAAAAATGGTCAGTGATATGACTGCGCCACTATCACTTATTGTATTAGGAATGGGACTTGCGGAATATAAAATTCGAGATCAACTATTGATAACCGGTTCAATCTGTATATTAAAATTAGTCATTCTACCGATTGTGACCTATATTGTTGGCAAACTTTTAGGATTACCAACGTTAGAATTGCAAGTTGTAGTTCTATTAAGTTCAGTATCCATTGCCATCAATTGTTACATGATGGCCAGACAATTTGAGGTATTACAGGGTCCTATTGCTTCAAGTTTGCTTATATCAACGGCATTATCATCTGTGACAACACCATTGATATTATCAATTATGACCCATTTACCTTAG
- a CDS encoding ABC transporter permease: MQSFINIYRLGIKELWGLIRDPIMLLLIAYCFTLDIYTAATATSDSLHHASIAVVDEDDSPLSRQIIAAFYPPMFNQPVKLNSMDEVDRGMDTDSYTFALNIPPNFQRDVLNNQSPEIQLNIDATRMGQAFVGNGYITQIVTNEITKYFNQIDKPTSLPVNIEVHAAFNPNLTRSWFGSVMEIINIVTTLSIILTGAALMKEREHGTIDHLLSMPVTPLQIMISKVWSMGLVVLVSTWGALLVVVHGWLNVPIEGSITLFLIGAALHLFVTTSLGIFMATVAKSTAQFAMLFILILLPLQMLSGGSTPRESMPEVVQNIMLFAPTTHFVELGQAILYRGAGLSVVWTSYAWLLAIGSVFFLIALKRFRNSIVNMGS; the protein is encoded by the coding sequence ATGCAAAGTTTTATTAATATTTATCGCTTAGGTATTAAAGAGTTATGGGGATTGATTCGTGACCCAATCATGTTACTGTTAATTGCCTACTGTTTTACGCTTGATATCTATACTGCAGCAACAGCAACTTCAGACTCGCTTCATCATGCGTCGATTGCAGTAGTTGATGAAGATGATTCACCTTTATCCAGACAAATTATAGCGGCGTTTTATCCACCCATGTTTAACCAACCGGTAAAATTAAATTCAATGGATGAAGTCGATCGTGGAATGGATACCGACAGTTATACTTTTGCATTGAATATTCCGCCTAACTTTCAACGCGATGTATTAAATAATCAGAGTCCAGAAATTCAACTTAATATTGATGCAACACGAATGGGGCAGGCTTTTGTTGGGAATGGTTATATTACCCAAATTGTGACCAACGAAATAACAAAATATTTCAATCAAATCGATAAACCCACCAGTCTGCCGGTGAATATCGAAGTTCATGCTGCATTTAATCCAAACTTGACCCGTTCTTGGTTTGGTTCCGTTATGGAAATCATCAATATTGTGACCACGTTGTCGATTATTTTAACTGGCGCAGCTTTAATGAAGGAACGTGAACATGGTACTATCGATCACTTGCTTTCAATGCCAGTTACACCACTTCAAATCATGATATCAAAAGTTTGGTCGATGGGACTTGTCGTGCTTGTTTCAACATGGGGGGCACTCTTAGTTGTTGTTCATGGTTGGCTAAATGTTCCAATTGAAGGCTCGATTACCTTGTTTTTAATTGGGGCAGCTCTACATTTATTCGTGACAACGTCACTTGGAATCTTTATGGCGACTGTTGCCAAATCAACAGCACAATTTGCCATGTTATTTATTTTGATTCTTCTACCTTTACAGATGCTTTCTGGTGGTAGTACACCACGTGAAAGTATGCCTGAAGTAGTCCAAAATATCATGTTGTTTGCACCAACAACGCATTTTGTTGAATTAGGGCAGGCAATTTTATATCGTGGAGCGGGTTTAAGTGTTGTTTGGACATCTTATGCTTGGTTATTAGCTATTGGTAGTGTGTTCTTTCTTATTGCGCTTAAGCGTTTTCGTAATTCAATTGTTAATATGGGATCATAA
- a CDS encoding carboxylate/amino acid/amine transporter: MFYLIFVTLVWSFSFSFIAVYLSGQVDTWFAVVMRVLLAFVTFVPFLRFKNIKLPAMLLLMGVGACQLGIMYFFYYNSFQYISVPEVLLFTIFTPIYVTVIYDLLQHHPLRISYLFTAMLAVIGAAIIRYDHISTNFIIGFLLIQGANIVFALGQVGYKRIMEVYPLPQHQAFAWVYLGAVIVATIGWLLFGDASKLPTTNVQWGIIIWLGVIASGLCYFLWNYGATQVDSGTLAIMNNVIIPTGILVNVVIWHQSLDWGRFIFGSVVIILALILHYQIKTRSHH, encoded by the coding sequence ATGTTTTATCTTATCTTTGTGACCTTAGTTTGGTCATTCTCGTTTAGTTTCATTGCTGTGTATTTAAGTGGTCAGGTTGATACTTGGTTTGCAGTAGTGATGCGTGTTTTACTTGCGTTCGTTACTTTTGTGCCTTTTTTACGCTTCAAAAACATTAAATTACCAGCGATGTTACTTTTGATGGGCGTTGGTGCTTGTCAATTAGGTATCATGTATTTTTTTTATTATAATTCCTTTCAATATATTTCAGTCCCGGAAGTGTTACTCTTTACTATTTTCACGCCAATTTATGTCACGGTTATTTATGATTTATTGCAACACCATCCGTTAAGGATCAGTTATCTTTTTACCGCTATGCTTGCCGTAATTGGCGCGGCTATAATTCGTTATGACCATATCAGCACAAACTTCATCATTGGATTTTTATTGATTCAGGGTGCTAATATTGTTTTTGCTTTAGGGCAGGTTGGTTATAAAAGAATTATGGAAGTTTACCCATTACCACAACATCAAGCTTTTGCATGGGTCTATTTAGGTGCAGTCATTGTTGCCACAATAGGTTGGTTATTATTTGGTGATGCATCGAAATTACCCACGACTAATGTACAATGGGGAATTATTATTTGGCTTGGGGTGATTGCTTCAGGATTGTGTTATTTTTTATGGAATTACGGTGCAACCCAAGTCGATTCTGGAACATTAGCCATTATGAATAATGTCATTATTCCAACTGGCATTTTAGTTAATGTAGTGATTTGGCATCAGTCACTCGATTGGGGGCGCTTTATATTCGGTAGTGTAGTGATTATTTTAGCATTAATACTACACTACCAAATTAAAACTCGCTCTCATCACTAA
- a CDS encoding HlyD family secretion protein codes for MKKISKKWIIIILILVAFGFILYQQFASDGYGSDFTSGNGRIEATEINISAKLAGRIEKINVDEGDFVTAGQPLVIMQTDTLQAQLNEAQAQHRQAMSNEATSRAQVALKMSDKVAALAGVTQRESDLDIANKHLERTAALYKKGAISVQQFDDDTAKVNSAKAALDSAKSQVTAADAAIEAAQAGVESAKSAINVALANINQIQADIDDSTLTAPVDGRIQYRIAQPGEVLPSGGKVLNLVNLSDVYLTFFLPEMIAGKVGIGDEVRLVLDALPNKAISAKISFVSSVAQFTPKTVETKDERQKLMFRVKAQLSPELLKCYITHVKTGLPGVAWVRLDPNTEWPSGLSDVAKCQTK; via the coding sequence ATGAAAAAAATTAGCAAGAAATGGATCATTATCATACTTATCCTTGTCGCATTTGGTTTTATTTTGTATCAACAGTTCGCAAGCGATGGTTATGGGTCAGATTTTACGAGTGGTAATGGGCGTATTGAAGCAACTGAAATTAATATCTCTGCTAAGTTAGCGGGTAGAATTGAAAAAATCAATGTTGATGAAGGTGATTTTGTTACAGCGGGTCAACCTTTAGTAATTATGCAAACGGATACGTTACAAGCTCAGTTAAATGAAGCCCAAGCTCAACATCGACAAGCAATGAGTAATGAAGCGACTTCTAGAGCTCAAGTTGCCTTAAAAATGAGTGACAAAGTGGCGGCTTTAGCCGGTGTTACTCAAAGAGAAAGTGATTTAGACATTGCCAATAAACATTTAGAACGCACCGCAGCACTTTATAAAAAAGGGGCTATTTCAGTTCAACAATTTGATGATGACACCGCTAAAGTAAATAGTGCAAAAGCAGCATTAGACTCTGCTAAATCACAAGTTACCGCTGCTGATGCGGCCATTGAAGCTGCGCAAGCTGGTGTGGAAAGTGCTAAATCTGCTATAAATGTAGCGCTAGCCAATATCAATCAAATTCAAGCGGATATTGATGACAGTACATTAACTGCACCCGTTGATGGACGTATTCAATATCGTATTGCCCAACCAGGTGAAGTTCTACCTTCAGGTGGTAAGGTGTTAAATCTGGTTAATCTGTCAGATGTGTATTTAACTTTCTTTTTACCGGAAATGATTGCTGGTAAAGTGGGTATTGGTGACGAAGTAAGATTGGTTCTTGATGCTTTACCCAATAAAGCAATTTCAGCCAAAATTTCATTTGTCTCAAGCGTTGCGCAATTTACGCCTAAAACCGTTGAAACTAAAGATGAACGTCAAAAACTCATGTTCAGAGTGAAAGCACAATTAAGCCCAGAATTGTTAAAATGTTATATAACTCATGTTAAAACCGGCCTTCCAGGTGTGGCTTGGGTAAGACTAGATCCTAATACGGAGTGGCCTTCAGGTTTATCTGATGTTGCAAAATGCCAAACTAAATAA
- the yaaA gene encoding peroxide stress protein YaaA: MLTIISPSKTLDYQSPLMTQKHTLPQFISKSKELITDCKKLTIDDLAKLMSISPKLAEINHERFQNWQIDFNLNNARQAILAFKGDVYEGLNVEDFNDDDLQFAQSHLRILSGLYGVLRPLDLIQPYRLEMGIGLKNGNNRNLYQFWGDQLTDYLNKELSTSTNPTLINLASNEYFKAIKSKQLKATIIQPIFLDQSKGEYKVISFYAKKARGLMSRYIIKNGIDNSDDIKDFNLSGYQFDSKRSTELNWYFIRNHQ; encoded by the coding sequence ATGCTGACAATTATTTCTCCTTCCAAAACGCTTGATTATCAAAGCCCATTAATGACGCAAAAACATACTTTGCCACAATTTATTTCGAAATCGAAGGAACTTATTACAGACTGTAAAAAATTAACGATTGATGATTTAGCTAAATTGATGTCTATTAGTCCTAAATTAGCTGAGATCAACCATGAACGTTTTCAAAATTGGCAGATTGATTTTAATTTAAATAATGCTAGACAAGCTATATTAGCTTTTAAAGGCGATGTATATGAAGGGCTTAATGTAGAAGATTTTAATGATGACGATCTACAATTTGCTCAATCACATTTACGGATACTGTCTGGACTTTATGGTGTATTAAGACCTCTTGACCTAATACAACCTTATCGTTTAGAAATGGGCATTGGTTTGAAAAATGGCAATAACCGTAACCTTTATCAATTCTGGGGTGATCAACTAACCGATTATCTAAATAAGGAACTCAGTACATCCACTAATCCCACCTTAATTAATTTAGCGTCGAATGAATATTTTAAAGCAATTAAATCTAAACAGTTGAAAGCAACAATTATACAACCAATTTTTTTAGATCAAAGCAAAGGCGAATACAAAGTAATTAGTTTTTATGCCAAAAAAGCTCGAGGGCTTATGAGCCGTTATATTATTAAAAATGGCATAGATAACAGTGATGATATTAAAGATTTTAATCTTTCGGGTTATCAATTTGACTCGAAACGGTCAACTGAATTAAATTGGTACTTTATTCGTAATCATCAATAA
- the argE gene encoding acetylornithine deacetylase has translation MFMTLPSFLTIYNELISTPTISNVTNEKLDYSNKLLIDKLASWFSDLGFSIDIQPVPNTRNKYNLLATYSNDENRTQGGLLLSGHSDTVPFDEGQWTKDPFKLTEENNKLYGLGTADMKGFFAFILDALRDIDLKKLTKPIYVLATADEETSMAGASFFARQTQLQPDCTIIGEPTSLIPIRAHKGFLSNSIKVIGKSGHSSDPDKGINAIEIMHLVIERLLILKQKFKEQYHNEGFSVPYPTLNLGVIHGGDAANRICGCCELIIDIRVLPDNDVDSLYNALCQALKPVMDKYPNRISVQYEVSPIPGYECKKDHPALQHIENLVGHQAQTVNYSTEAPYLNQIAPTIVLGPGSIEQAHQPDEFISMDFIKPTKLTIENLIKDFCL, from the coding sequence ATTTTTATGACTCTTCCATCTTTTTTAACGATATATAATGAACTTATATCTACCCCAACAATTAGCAATGTTACTAATGAAAAATTAGATTATTCTAATAAGCTGCTCATCGACAAATTAGCGTCGTGGTTTTCAGATTTAGGCTTTAGTATCGATATACAACCCGTTCCAAATACTCGCAATAAATACAATTTGTTAGCAACATATTCCAATGATGAAAATAGGACTCAAGGTGGATTATTGCTCAGTGGGCATAGTGACACAGTCCCTTTCGATGAGGGTCAATGGACAAAAGATCCTTTCAAATTAACTGAAGAAAATAATAAGTTATATGGACTGGGTACCGCCGATATGAAAGGATTTTTTGCTTTTATTCTTGATGCTCTGCGAGATATTGATCTAAAAAAACTCACCAAACCAATTTATGTACTAGCCACCGCAGATGAAGAAACCTCAATGGCTGGCGCCTCATTTTTTGCCAGACAAACGCAATTACAACCCGATTGCACAATCATTGGAGAACCTACATCGTTAATTCCCATTCGAGCACACAAAGGTTTTTTATCCAATTCAATCAAAGTGATTGGTAAGTCTGGACACTCAAGTGATCCAGACAAAGGCATTAACGCTATCGAAATTATGCATTTGGTCATTGAACGTTTATTAATCCTTAAACAAAAATTTAAAGAACAATACCATAATGAAGGTTTTAGTGTACCCTATCCCACCCTTAACTTAGGTGTAATTCATGGCGGTGATGCAGCAAACCGTATATGTGGTTGTTGTGAATTAATTATTGATATAAGAGTATTACCGGATAATGATGTTGATTCACTTTATAATGCACTATGCCAAGCTTTAAAACCTGTTATGGATAAATACCCTAATCGTATTTCAGTACAATACGAAGTATCCCCCATTCCGGGATACGAATGTAAAAAAGACCATCCCGCATTGCAACACATTGAAAATTTAGTGGGTCATCAAGCACAAACTGTCAATTACAGTACTGAAGCGCCTTATCTAAATCAAATTGCGCCAACCATAGTTTTAGGACCTGGCTCTATTGAACAAGCTCATCAACCAGACGAGTTTATTTCAATGGACTTTATAAAACCAACAAAATTAACGATAGAAAATTTGATCAAAGATTTTTGTCTTTAA